GAGGGCACCTATCCCCTGCCCGAGGCCCAGCTCGACCGCTTCCTGCTCCGGGTCGAGCTCGGCTACCCGGGCGCCGACGAGGAGTGGGAGGTGCTGCGCCGCCGGCTCGAGCGCGGACGTGAGGAGGTCGCCGTCCGTCAGGTCGTCGACGCGGCCGGACTGCTCGGCGTGCAGCAGGCGGTCGAGTCGGTGACGGTCGACCCGGACGTGGGCCGCTACTGCGTGGCCCTGGCCGCCGCGACCCGTACCCACCACCACACGCTCGTGGGCTCCTCACCCCGCGGCGGGCTCGCCCTGCTCCTGGTCTCCCGCGCGCACGCGGTGGTCGCCGGCCGCGACTTCGTGACCCCCGAGGACGTCAAGGCGGTGGCGGTGCCGGCGCTCGCCCACCGGATCACGATCCGTCCCGAGCTCTGGATGAGCGACGTCACCGGGCGCTCCGTCGTGGAGTCCGTCCTCGGCCACGTCCCGGCGCCGTCGGCGCGGGAACGACGGTGAGCACCATGGGTTGGCACCCCACCCACGCCCACCTGCGGGCGGTGACCCTCGGCTTCGGCCTGCTCCTCGTCGGCATCGTGCTCGGCCGGATCGACCTCGTCGTGCTGGCGACCCCGCTGCTGCTGGTCGCGCTCGCCGGCGCCGCGTCCCGCCCGCGCGTCGTACCCGCCGTGGCGGCGACCGGCGGCTCGCTCGCCGTGCACGAGGGCGAGGACCTGCTCTGGTCGGCGACCGTCGAGGACCTGCCGCCCGGCGGCGTGGTCGCCGCCCACCACCCCGGCCAGCGCTGGCTCGAGGTGGAGCCCGCGGACGGCCTCCTCGTGCCGGAGGAGGGCGGGGTCGCG
Above is a genomic segment from Nocardioides aromaticivorans containing:
- a CDS encoding AAA family ATPase translates to MSAPVVPATTPAEASAIAQRVLDEVETAIVGKRPALTLVLSAIVAGGHVLLEDFPGLGKTLAARSFAQALGLDFKRAQFTPDLLPADLTGSFIYDQREAAFTFRPGPLFTGLLLADEINRTPPKTQAALLEAMQERQVTVEGETFPLAAPFHVLATANPVEYEGTYPLPEAQLDRFLLRVELGYPGADEEWEVLRRRLERGREEVAVRQVVDAAGLLGVQQAVESVTVDPDVGRYCVALAAATRTHHHTLVGSSPRGGLALLLVSRAHAVVAGRDFVTPEDVKAVAVPALAHRITIRPELWMSDVTGRSVVESVLGHVPAPSARERR